From Bacteroidota bacterium, the proteins below share one genomic window:
- the secA gene encoding preprotein translocase subunit SecA — MLGILNKTIGKIFGSKRDRDLKELLPIVDLAKAEFSKLSAISNDELRSRTSDFRRRIEDHLKETNEEIKRLETEAAGLIDGDIVRQEEIYREIDQLKKQRNKETEEVLMDLLPEAFAVVKETARRFSEQAEIVSTATELDRNLATRKDYVRIDGDRSVFKNSWSAAGNVVTWNMVHYDVQLIGGLVLHQGKISEMATGEGKTLVGTLPIYLNALASQGVHVVTVNDYLAKRDSEWNGPIFEFLGLTVDCIDKHDPNTPARRQAYLADITYGTNNEFGFDYLRDNMARATEDMVQRGHHFAIVDEVDSVLIDDARTPLIISGPTPKGDHHEFDVYKPKVEQLVRAQREYVNTLISDARKLLEAKKEDEAGLALLRAHRGLPKTKSLIKLLGEQGVMAIMRKTENHYMQDQSREMHKADATLYFVIDEKNNNIELTEKGVELMSSNVSEKNFFVLPDVGAEIAEIERSTATPEDKITRKDDLMRDYAVKSERIHTVNQLLRAYALFEKDVEYIIADGKIKIVDEQTGRIMEGRRYSDGLHQAIEAKENVKVEAATQTYATITLQNYFRMYHKLAGMTGTAETEAQEFWSIYKLDVVSIPTNKPISRKDHEDKVYKTKREKYNAVIEEIEQLVKAGRPVLVGTTSVETSELLSRMLKLRNIRHNVLNAKLHQKEAQIVAEAGQSGTVTIATNMAGRGTDIKLGSGVREAGGLAIIGTEKHESRRVDRQLRGRSGRQGDPGSSQFYVSLEDDLMRLFGSERIMKLMDRMGIEEGEVIQHSMITSSIERAQRKVEENNFGIRKRLIEYDDVMNAQREVIYTRRRHAIFGERLSIDINNMLYDTCESIVQQFQESRDYEGLKLDLVRILSIECPVSEQEFLNGKSEAITEKVFAEAQRYYRHKSQLMIDRTWPFINDVFTNQSATIQNIVVPFSDGMKGIQVIANLRKSHDSHGRELISAFERTIISALIDDAWKEHLREMDDLKTSVQNAVYEQKDPLLIYKFESFELFKRMVTETNRDIISFLFKAVIPQQDPNQVREAKPQPRQDLRNVQTSKADASEAQRSNGIPQGPPPSAPKAQPVRVEQKVGRNDPCPCGSGKKFKNCHGAGTL, encoded by the coding sequence ATGCTTGGAATTCTCAATAAAACCATCGGAAAGATCTTCGGCAGCAAGCGTGACCGCGACCTGAAAGAACTGCTTCCGATCGTGGATTTGGCGAAGGCCGAATTCAGTAAGCTTTCCGCCATTTCGAACGATGAGCTGCGGTCCAGGACTTCCGATTTCCGGAGACGGATCGAAGATCATCTGAAGGAAACGAATGAAGAGATCAAACGCCTGGAGACTGAAGCGGCCGGACTGATTGACGGTGATATCGTTCGACAGGAAGAGATCTATCGGGAAATCGATCAACTTAAGAAGCAACGGAACAAGGAAACGGAGGAAGTCCTGATGGACCTCTTGCCCGAGGCTTTTGCTGTGGTGAAAGAAACCGCCCGCAGGTTCAGTGAACAGGCAGAGATCGTATCGACCGCCACGGAACTGGACCGCAATCTGGCCACCCGCAAGGACTATGTGCGCATCGACGGAGATCGGTCGGTTTTCAAGAACAGCTGGTCTGCTGCCGGCAACGTGGTGACCTGGAACATGGTTCATTATGACGTGCAGTTGATTGGCGGTTTGGTCCTCCACCAGGGTAAGATTTCGGAGATGGCGACCGGTGAAGGAAAAACGCTCGTCGGCACCCTGCCCATTTACCTGAACGCCCTGGCGAGTCAGGGCGTTCACGTTGTGACCGTGAACGATTACCTCGCAAAACGCGACTCGGAATGGAACGGACCGATTTTCGAATTCCTCGGATTGACGGTCGACTGCATTGACAAGCACGACCCCAATACGCCAGCCCGCCGCCAAGCCTACCTTGCCGACATCACCTACGGCACCAACAACGAATTCGGCTTTGATTACCTGCGCGATAACATGGCCCGTGCTACGGAAGACATGGTACAACGCGGCCACCACTTCGCGATCGTGGATGAGGTGGACTCTGTACTCATCGACGACGCCCGGACACCGCTGATCATCTCCGGACCGACGCCCAAAGGTGATCATCACGAATTCGACGTTTATAAGCCCAAAGTCGAACAGCTCGTTCGTGCTCAGCGTGAGTACGTGAATACACTTATTTCCGACGCGCGGAAATTACTCGAAGCGAAGAAAGAAGACGAAGCGGGCCTTGCCCTGTTGCGCGCGCATCGCGGATTGCCCAAAACGAAATCCCTGATCAAGTTGCTGGGCGAACAAGGCGTCATGGCCATCATGCGCAAGACGGAGAATCACTACATGCAGGACCAGTCGCGCGAGATGCACAAAGCCGACGCGACCCTGTATTTCGTGATCGACGAAAAGAACAACAACATCGAACTCACCGAGAAAGGCGTAGAGTTGATGTCGTCCAATGTTTCGGAGAAGAACTTTTTCGTACTACCGGACGTCGGCGCTGAAATCGCCGAGATCGAACGATCGACCGCTACGCCGGAAGACAAGATCACCCGGAAAGACGACCTGATGCGGGATTACGCGGTCAAGTCGGAGCGTATCCATACCGTCAACCAGCTCCTGCGCGCTTATGCCCTGTTCGAGAAAGATGTCGAGTACATCATCGCCGACGGCAAGATCAAGATCGTCGATGAACAGACCGGTCGTATCATGGAAGGCCGGCGTTATTCCGACGGACTGCACCAGGCCATCGAAGCAAAGGAGAACGTAAAAGTCGAAGCCGCGACGCAGACCTACGCCACCATCACGCTGCAGAATTACTTCCGGATGTACCACAAGCTGGCCGGCATGACCGGAACGGCAGAAACGGAGGCACAGGAATTCTGGTCGATCTATAAACTGGATGTTGTCAGCATTCCGACGAACAAGCCCATCTCCCGTAAGGATCACGAAGACAAGGTTTACAAGACCAAGCGGGAGAAATACAACGCGGTGATCGAAGAGATCGAACAATTGGTGAAAGCCGGCCGGCCGGTATTGGTCGGTACGACCAGTGTCGAGACTTCTGAATTGCTGAGCCGTATGCTCAAGCTGCGAAACATCCGCCACAACGTACTCAACGCGAAACTCCACCAAAAAGAAGCCCAGATCGTTGCCGAAGCGGGACAGTCCGGCACGGTGACCATCGCCACGAACATGGCGGGTCGCGGAACCGATATCAAGCTCGGATCGGGCGTTCGCGAAGCGGGCGGTCTTGCCATCATCGGTACTGAAAAGCACGAATCCCGTCGCGTCGACCGACAGTTGCGCGGTCGTTCCGGACGTCAGGGAGATCCCGGAAGCTCGCAGTTCTATGTTTCGCTTGAGGATGATCTGATGCGACTCTTCGGTTCGGAACGGATCATGAAGCTGATGGACCGCATGGGCATCGAGGAAGGGGAAGTCATCCAGCACTCGATGATCACCAGCTCCATCGAGCGCGCCCAGCGCAAAGTCGAAGAGAACAACTTCGGTATCCGGAAGCGCCTGATCGAATACGACGACGTCATGAACGCGCAGCGGGAGGTGATCTACACCCGTCGGCGTCATGCCATTTTCGGGGAGCGGCTCAGCATCGACATCAACAACATGTTGTACGACACTTGCGAGTCGATCGTACAGCAATTTCAGGAATCCCGCGATTACGAGGGTCTGAAACTCGACCTTGTCCGGATCCTTTCGATCGAGTGCCCCGTCAGCGAACAGGAATTCCTCAACGGAAAATCCGAAGCCATCACGGAGAAAGTATTCGCCGAAGCGCAGCGATACTACCGTCACAAATCCCAATTGATGATCGACCGCACCTGGCCGTTCATCAACGACGTTTTCACGAACCAAAGCGCGACCATCCAGAATATCGTCGTGCCGTTCTCGGACGGCATGAAAGGCATCCAGGTGATCGCCAACCTGCGGAAGTCGCACGACTCGCACGGGCGGGAACTCATATCGGCATTTGAACGCACCATCATTTCAGCGCTCATCGACGACGCCTGGAAAGAGCATTTGCGGGAGATGGACGACCTGAAGACGTCCGTGCAGAACGCGGTGTACGAACAGAAGGACCCGCTGCTCATTTACAAGTTCGAGTCGTTCGAATTGTTCAAGCGCATGGTGACGGAAACGAACCGGGACATCATCTCCTTCCTTTTCAAAGCCGTCATTCCGCAACAGGACCCGAACCAGGTGCGGGAAGCGAAGCCTCAACCCCGTCAGGACCTGCGCAACGTACAGACCAGCAAGGCCGATGCCAGTGAAGCACAGCGTTCCAACGGCATTCCCCAAGGACCGCCGCCGTCCGCGCCGAAAGCCCAACCCGTTCGCGTCGAACAAAAAGTAGGACGAAACGATCCATGCCCTTGTGGCAGCGGCAAAAAATTCAAAAACTGCCACGGCGCAGGTACGCTTTGA
- a CDS encoding T9SS type A sorting domain-containing protein, translated as MRILRLYVWSALLTGLLFPKENSAQPWMKRPLTSGDEVVRKRPNLQDLSARFNEYWNSRTPSIDEGENAEEGGYQQFRRWEWFMKQRTWPSGDLPDPNILFREWKRTRDIRPVNNARMQSTNWTYVGPDVVPANGGGAGRLNVLRFNPVDNNILYLGSASGGLWKSIDGGSTWTALDDFLTALSVADIAINPRYPDSIYVATGDGYGYEVNGDFWGGTYSAGILVSPDGGVTWNPTGIAFTQDQNNIVQRLTINPQDPSIMLAATRYGLFRSTDAGVNWNSVRTSKHYDIEWGVGNPAKVFATTSSILYVSYNYGATWSPVQGGLCGGRSMIGTCEADSNRVYVLCENGNLWRSDDAGDSFTATTDPSSLVTFYGYYDGVLAVSPTDPDVVICAGMNIGRSDDGGQTWYQIGNMSWNDYIHVDNHSMDFAPGNGNIIFSGNDGGLFRSTNGGATWTDLSDQLHIKQYYRMGQSATNAGVIYAGAQDNGTDRLANGNWTQVFGADGMDCMVDYTDDDIAYVSYQYGALQRSTDGGNNFNDIAPSSGEWVTPFAIDPVDHNTIYAGYDQVYKSTNRGTNWNTIGPVAIGGGIIALAIAPSNPNYIYTAALDRIYMTSNGGASWNNITTGLPVGSTGITYIAISNQNPQQVWVTLSGYQAGIKVFSSVDGGSTWSNVSGTLPNIPVNCIVYQNGSNDALYIGTDFGVYYRDATLMDWVPYGNDLPNVIVSDMEIYYAGQKLRAATYGRGIWEVDLNPVTALALDAAVIQFIEPAATICSNSVTPVIVVRNNGSDALTDLNINYRLDGGALQSFAWSGNIASGDTAHVTLPLITVTGGSHSIYAATSDPNGQADQQPANDGYTYNISVNTSVANVPQAEGFEAFSIPADWVLDDAAGMLSYTTSASGFGLSGVSLKVNYFFSSPGATSSIEFPHLDFSAVTNPVYLDFNVAYAVFNATSHDSLKVLLSLDCGETFTAVYAKGDNSLATAPQTMNEFTPDPSQWRAERVDLSAYAGNPNVLIRFQYISGYGNHLYVDDINLYDNSSSTPEVTSIASGLYPNPTSGEVVFSFRAPDTGDYRLELVDVSGRVVKLFSNLKAAELSAYRVDLKGETAGIYFYRLMRNDVAAANGRLVKF; from the coding sequence ATGCGTATCCTGCGCCTATATGTCTGGTCGGCTCTGCTCACCGGATTATTGTTCCCCAAAGAAAATTCCGCACAACCCTGGATGAAGCGTCCGCTGACCAGCGGCGATGAAGTGGTGCGCAAACGTCCCAACCTTCAGGATCTTTCAGCAAGGTTCAACGAGTATTGGAACTCCAGAACCCCTTCCATTGATGAAGGGGAGAATGCGGAAGAAGGGGGCTATCAACAGTTCCGTCGCTGGGAATGGTTCATGAAGCAACGTACCTGGCCTTCCGGTGATCTGCCGGATCCGAATATCCTGTTCCGGGAGTGGAAGCGGACCCGTGATATCCGCCCGGTCAATAACGCGCGGATGCAATCGACGAATTGGACCTATGTCGGACCGGATGTGGTGCCCGCCAATGGCGGAGGAGCAGGTCGCTTGAATGTGTTGCGCTTCAATCCGGTCGATAATAACATCCTTTACCTGGGATCTGCCAGCGGCGGTCTGTGGAAATCCATCGACGGCGGCTCCACCTGGACGGCACTCGACGATTTCCTCACGGCGCTTTCGGTTGCCGATATCGCCATTAATCCCCGTTACCCGGATTCGATTTATGTCGCAACCGGCGACGGTTACGGGTATGAGGTCAACGGCGATTTTTGGGGAGGAACGTACAGTGCCGGCATCCTCGTTTCACCGGATGGAGGCGTTACGTGGAATCCGACCGGAATAGCCTTTACTCAGGATCAAAACAACATCGTCCAGCGGTTAACCATCAATCCGCAGGATCCTTCGATCATGCTGGCTGCCACCCGGTATGGTCTGTTTCGTTCGACCGATGCGGGAGTCAACTGGAACTCCGTCCGTACATCCAAGCATTATGACATTGAATGGGGAGTTGGTAATCCCGCGAAAGTCTTCGCGACTACCAGTTCCATCCTCTACGTCTCGTACAATTATGGCGCTACCTGGTCACCTGTCCAAGGTGGATTGTGTGGTGGCCGCTCCATGATCGGTACTTGCGAAGCGGATTCCAATCGGGTCTATGTGCTCTGCGAGAACGGCAATTTATGGCGATCGGATGATGCGGGGGATTCTTTTACCGCGACCACTGATCCGTCTTCTCTGGTTACTTTTTACGGTTACTACGACGGCGTCCTGGCAGTGTCTCCAACGGATCCGGACGTGGTCATCTGTGCCGGTATGAATATCGGCCGCTCCGACGACGGAGGTCAGACCTGGTACCAGATCGGCAATATGAGCTGGAACGATTATATCCATGTCGACAACCACAGCATGGACTTCGCTCCCGGAAACGGCAATATCATTTTCTCCGGTAACGATGGCGGTTTGTTCCGATCCACCAACGGCGGAGCTACCTGGACGGACCTGAGCGATCAGTTGCACATCAAACAATATTACCGGATGGGGCAGTCGGCTACCAACGCCGGCGTGATCTATGCCGGAGCCCAGGACAATGGAACCGACCGTTTGGCAAACGGCAACTGGACACAGGTATTCGGAGCCGACGGAATGGATTGCATGGTCGATTACACGGATGACGACATTGCCTACGTGTCCTACCAGTACGGTGCCTTGCAACGGTCAACGGACGGAGGCAACAACTTCAACGATATCGCGCCTTCCTCCGGGGAGTGGGTAACGCCGTTTGCCATCGATCCGGTCGACCACAATACCATCTACGCGGGATACGACCAGGTTTACAAGTCAACCAACCGGGGCACCAACTGGAATACCATTGGCCCCGTTGCCATCGGCGGTGGGATTATTGCATTGGCCATAGCGCCTTCCAATCCCAATTACATCTATACCGCAGCGCTCGACCGTATCTACATGACCTCGAACGGCGGAGCTTCCTGGAACAACATTACGACCGGACTACCGGTTGGAAGTACCGGTATCACCTACATCGCGATCTCGAATCAGAATCCGCAACAGGTCTGGGTGACGCTCTCGGGCTATCAGGCAGGCATCAAAGTTTTCTCATCGGTAGACGGTGGATCAACTTGGTCCAATGTGAGCGGTACGCTTCCGAATATTCCGGTGAACTGTATCGTCTATCAGAATGGCTCGAACGACGCACTGTACATCGGAACTGATTTTGGCGTGTATTACCGCGATGCCACTCTGATGGACTGGGTGCCCTATGGCAACGATCTGCCGAACGTTATCGTCAGCGACATGGAGATCTACTATGCCGGACAAAAGCTGCGCGCAGCCACCTACGGCCGAGGCATTTGGGAAGTTGATTTGAATCCGGTTACCGCACTGGCATTGGATGCCGCGGTGATTCAATTCATCGAACCTGCCGCGACGATCTGTTCGAACTCTGTGACTCCGGTCATCGTCGTACGGAACAATGGTAGTGACGCGCTTACGGACCTTAACATCAATTATCGCCTTGACGGAGGGGCTTTACAATCATTCGCCTGGTCAGGCAATATCGCGAGCGGCGATACTGCACATGTTACGCTACCCTTGATCACGGTCACCGGTGGTTCGCATTCGATCTATGCGGCCACCTCCGATCCGAATGGTCAGGCCGATCAGCAGCCTGCGAATGACGGCTATACCTACAATATCTCCGTCAATACGAGCGTTGCCAACGTTCCCCAGGCGGAAGGCTTCGAGGCGTTTTCAATTCCCGCGGATTGGGTGCTCGATGACGCTGCCGGAATGCTCTCCTATACGACAAGTGCAAGCGGATTCGGTCTGTCCGGTGTCTCCCTGAAAGTGAATTATTTCTTTAGCAGCCCGGGAGCGACTTCGTCCATCGAGTTTCCTCACCTTGATTTCAGTGCCGTGACCAATCCGGTTTACCTTGATTTCAATGTCGCCTACGCGGTATTCAACGCTACTTCGCACGATTCGCTGAAAGTGCTCTTGTCCCTTGATTGCGGAGAGACCTTTACAGCGGTATATGCAAAGGGCGACAACAGCCTTGCAACGGCGCCCCAGACCATGAATGAATTCACACCGGATCCGAGCCAATGGCGTGCGGAACGTGTCGACCTCAGTGCTTACGCCGGGAATCCTAACGTGCTCATTCGCTTCCAATACATCAGCGGCTACGGCAACCATCTCTATGTGGACGATATCAACCTGTACGATAACTCTTCCTCTACGCCAGAGGTCACGTCCATCGCTTCAGGTCTTTACCCGAACCCCACCTCCGGTGAAGTGGTATTCTCCTTCCGGGCACCGGATACGGGAGATTACCGCCTGGAGCTCGTGGATGTGTCCGGTCGGGTGGTGAAACTTTTCAGTAACCTGAAGGCGGCTGAACTGTCGGCATATCGCGTGGATCTGAAAGGAGAAACCGCGGGAATCTATTTCTACCGACTGATGCGAAACGATGTGGCTGCAGCCAATGGCCGTTTGGTGAAATTCTAA
- a CDS encoding T9SS type A sorting domain-containing protein yields MSKPFIILFLCLQVFASVRAQTVFSKTYGDDAYQNGSALQLLPDGGMVIAGTTGFDQTDSADIALYRMNADGDLLWSVKAGGPVSDYVNNMILTHDQGTILTGQSIVNDPDSAIGALFVIKLDSLGNAEWAQSYDRPGIESGNAIRELANGDFLIAGSTSSPDSMPNGLLLKIDALGNLLWTKRFELNRSVLFTSLELSPTGSTGEFFVGGTAIDSLHDPNGDFVVLKLDSSGQPLWQFLAGGSGLDVVNALALLADGGLYGCGTTNSGPSMNEDDGVLFKLDSLGNAEWVHHYNRTNDEGFMDLKFDQNRQEVYLCGSITTSGSGPLPLILVTDDSGTVLQSRKQQAVFAEAFCTNLQLTDNGLLLTGQADFADALLVRTDRNGNSPVCQDSIILLTGDSLPLTGVGFLTTQSFSLTPAVLNWTSQPFVDQFSTLCFTNSTSDVKEEPLLIFPNPSSTWLQARSSFDHITEWVVYSLTGEKLMTGKLQQQEQVLTIGLSTLANGVYLLELNSDDGVQRAHFIRQE; encoded by the coding sequence ATGTCAAAGCCGTTCATCATCCTTTTCCTGTGCCTGCAAGTGTTTGCTTCCGTTCGCGCGCAAACGGTATTTTCCAAAACCTACGGTGACGACGCTTACCAAAACGGCAGCGCCCTGCAGTTACTGCCGGATGGTGGTATGGTCATAGCCGGCACTACCGGCTTTGATCAAACGGATTCCGCCGACATCGCGCTTTATCGAATGAACGCCGACGGCGACCTCCTGTGGTCGGTGAAAGCCGGTGGACCCGTGAGCGATTACGTGAACAACATGATCCTGACGCACGATCAGGGCACTATCCTGACCGGCCAATCGATCGTCAATGATCCTGACAGCGCCATCGGGGCGCTTTTCGTAATTAAACTCGACAGTCTGGGCAATGCGGAATGGGCCCAGTCCTATGATCGCCCGGGGATTGAAAGCGGAAATGCAATTCGCGAGCTTGCGAATGGTGATTTCCTCATCGCTGGAAGCACTTCCTCGCCCGATTCAATGCCGAATGGGCTCCTTTTGAAGATCGACGCGTTGGGCAATCTTCTTTGGACGAAACGATTCGAGCTGAACCGATCCGTCCTCTTTACCTCGCTGGAATTGTCACCGACCGGTTCAACCGGCGAGTTCTTTGTCGGAGGTACAGCCATCGACAGCCTGCACGATCCGAACGGAGACTTCGTCGTTCTGAAACTCGACTCATCCGGCCAACCGCTTTGGCAATTCCTCGCTGGCGGAAGCGGTCTTGATGTCGTCAATGCTTTGGCGCTCTTAGCCGATGGTGGTCTCTACGGTTGCGGCACGACGAATTCCGGTCCCTCGATGAATGAAGATGACGGTGTCTTGTTCAAGCTGGATAGCCTGGGTAACGCCGAATGGGTGCACCATTATAACAGAACGAACGACGAAGGATTCATGGATTTGAAATTCGACCAAAACCGCCAGGAGGTATATCTCTGCGGAAGCATCACCACTTCGGGAAGCGGTCCATTACCCTTGATCCTCGTCACCGACGACTCCGGCACAGTGCTGCAGAGCAGGAAACAACAAGCCGTCTTTGCAGAAGCATTTTGCACGAACCTTCAATTGACCGACAATGGCCTACTGCTGACCGGTCAAGCCGATTTTGCCGACGCGCTTCTCGTACGTACCGATCGAAACGGAAACAGCCCGGTATGTCAGGACAGTATTATTCTCCTGACCGGCGATAGTCTGCCGCTAACCGGTGTCGGCTTCTTGACGACACAATCCTTTAGCCTCACCCCCGCGGTTTTGAATTGGACGTCACAACCGTTCGTCGACCAGTTTTCCACGCTTTGCTTCACCAATTCCACGTCCGACGTGAAGGAAGAGCCGTTACTGATATTCCCGAACCCAAGTAGTACGTGGCTACAAGCCCGATCTTCGTTCGACCATATTACCGAATGGGTGGTTTACTCGTTAACAGGAGAAAAACTCATGACAGGGAAGCTGCAACAACAAGAGCAGGTTCTTACAATCGGGTTGTCAACACTTGCAAACGGCGTTTATCTGCTCGAGCTCAATTCGGACGATGGTGTACAGCGAGCCCATTTTATCAGGCAGGAATAA
- a CDS encoding DUF2795 domain-containing protein, with translation MYWTLELAQHLEDAPWPATKDELIDYAIRSGAPLEVIENLQELEDEGEAYESIEEIWPDYPTKDDFFFNEDEY, from the coding sequence ATGTACTGGACCCTTGAACTGGCGCAGCATTTGGAAGACGCGCCCTGGCCTGCAACCAAGGATGAGCTGATTGACTACGCCATCCGCTCCGGTGCCCCGCTGGAAGTGATCGAGAACCTTCAGGAACTCGAAGATGAAGGCGAAGCCTACGAGAGCATTGAAGAAATCTGGCCCGACTATCCTACCAAAGACGATTTCTTCTTCAACGAAGACGAGTATTGA
- a CDS encoding cob(I)yrinic acid a,c-diamide adenosyltransferase — MKIYTRKGDQGETSLIGGTRVPKHHLRIEAYGTIDELNSWTGLLRDHITDPHIREELAVVQDRLFTIGSQLAADPDASRMQLPDILSSDILALESSMDRMDANLPEMRNFVLPGGHPVVSYCHVTRCVCRRAERLCVHLGENTPVKPEILQYLNRLSDYYFVLSRQLAKDLGAQELPWKPRG; from the coding sequence ATGAAAATCTACACCCGGAAAGGCGACCAGGGCGAAACCTCCCTCATAGGCGGAACGCGTGTACCGAAGCACCACCTCCGCATTGAAGCGTACGGTACGATCGACGAACTGAACTCCTGGACGGGTCTTTTGCGGGATCACATAACCGACCCGCACATCCGCGAGGAATTGGCAGTCGTCCAGGACCGGCTCTTCACCATCGGCTCTCAACTGGCAGCGGACCCCGATGCATCCAGGATGCAACTGCCGGATATCCTGTCATCGGACATTCTTGCATTGGAATCATCCATGGACCGCATGGATGCGAACCTTCCCGAGATGCGCAACTTCGTGTTGCCGGGCGGCCATCCGGTCGTTTCGTACTGTCATGTAACGCGCTGTGTGTGCCGCAGAGCGGAACGCCTGTGTGTGCACCTTGGCGAAAACACTCCCGTTAAGCCGGAAATCCTCCAATACCTGAACCGATTGTCGGATTACTATTTCGTACTCTCCCGGCAGTTGGCCAAAGACCTTGGCGCTCAGGAATTGCCCTGGAAACCCCGGGGCTGA
- a CDS encoding ABC transporter ATP-binding protein codes for MIDIRDISRRYTIGSESVNALRSVTLQIEKGEYVALMGPSGSGKSTLMNILGCLDTPSGGTYTLNGKEVSRMTEDELAEIRNKEIGFIFQTFNLIPRSNALDNVALPLVYAGINKDERDEKAKKALDDVGLTDRMLHKPNELSGGQRQRVAVARALVNDPSIILADEPTGNLDSKTSSEIMSLFEEIHTRGNTIIVVTHEEDIARYAHRIVRIKDGMIESDARNPNITRADRPLTENA; via the coding sequence CTGATCGACATTCGCGATATCTCCCGACGCTACACCATAGGAAGCGAATCGGTAAATGCGCTTCGTTCGGTCACCCTTCAGATCGAAAAGGGCGAGTACGTCGCGCTCATGGGTCCTTCCGGATCCGGGAAGTCGACCCTGATGAATATCCTCGGATGTCTCGATACACCCAGTGGCGGCACGTACACGTTGAATGGCAAAGAGGTCAGCCGGATGACGGAAGACGAATTGGCCGAGATCCGGAACAAGGAGATCGGATTCATCTTCCAGACCTTTAACCTCATTCCCAGGAGCAACGCGCTCGACAATGTCGCGCTTCCGTTGGTCTATGCGGGCATCAACAAAGATGAACGCGACGAAAAAGCGAAGAAGGCACTGGACGATGTCGGTTTGACGGACCGGATGTTGCATAAACCCAACGAACTCTCCGGCGGTCAGCGACAACGGGTCGCCGTAGCCCGGGCCCTGGTCAATGATCCGTCCATCATCCTGGCCGATGAACCGACCGGTAATCTGGACTCCAAGACCTCGTCGGAGATCATGTCCTTATTCGAAGAGATCCACACACGCGGTAATACGATCATCGTCGTTACGCACGAAGAGGACATTGCCCGGTACGCTCACCGGATCGTTCGCATCAAGGACGGCATGATCGAGTCGGACGCGCGAAATCCGAACATCACCCGGGCCGACCGGCCGCTTACTGAAAACGCATGA
- a CDS encoding class I SAM-dependent methyltransferase, with amino-acid sequence MNPLYPALEYCRYRVRASNEHGLHSPFVYELYNSVIRDETPYYVFGLIESIRARMILSDEVIDVRDFGTGGGPTGSKRRLGVSAIARRFVQSRRHGQLLFRLVNRFQPGKVLELGTSIGITTLYLAAPSGNTEVWTLEGCPETARIAQENFDSVQAPNIHPVVGEFSTTLPDVLRQMGTVDFAFLDGNHRYEATLAYFRQLLPFTHEHSVLVFDDIHWSSEMRRAWEVIRQDPAVTISIDLYQFGIVFFRQGQARQHFTLQY; translated from the coding sequence TTGAATCCGCTCTACCCAGCACTCGAATATTGCCGCTACCGGGTTCGTGCCTCGAACGAACATGGGTTGCACTCGCCTTTTGTCTACGAGTTATACAACTCGGTGATTCGGGATGAAACACCTTACTACGTCTTCGGCCTGATTGAATCCATACGCGCCCGCATGATCCTGAGCGATGAAGTGATCGACGTGCGTGATTTCGGGACCGGAGGCGGACCAACCGGGAGCAAGCGCCGACTGGGTGTTTCAGCGATTGCCCGACGGTTTGTGCAATCTCGTCGTCACGGACAACTGCTGTTTCGCCTCGTCAACCGCTTTCAGCCGGGCAAGGTGCTGGAGTTGGGGACCTCGATTGGGATCACCACGCTTTACCTCGCCGCACCCTCCGGAAACACCGAAGTCTGGACACTGGAAGGTTGTCCGGAGACAGCCCGCATCGCGCAGGAGAATTTCGACTCGGTGCAGGCGCCGAACATCCACCCGGTCGTTGGAGAATTCAGCACTACGCTTCCGGACGTGCTCCGGCAAATGGGAACGGTCGACTTCGCCTTTCTGGATGGCAACCACCGTTACGAAGCGACCCTTGCCTACTTCCGGCAACTGCTACCCTTTACGCATGAGCATTCCGTACTCGTATTCGACGACATCCATTGGAGTTCGGAGATGCGCAGAGCCTGGGAGGTGATCCGACAAGATCCGGCGGTCACCATCAGCATCGACCTCTACCAATTTGGAATCGTATTCTTTCGGCAAGGTCAGGCACGACAACATTTCACCCTTCAATACTGA